attaacgttcttaaaaaccTAACATCAGCAGCATCGACCCGGTGAATGCAAAGAAAGAAATGCCGGGGTCCCTGCAGAAATTGAAGATGAACATTCTgggtggcaatgaagtattctaccacagaaccacacCATGCTTCGGAACTGCTCTTAAAAataccctaatgttcgtgaaacgtccatagtaccatggttgcagtgctggctatctacttttataaacattacatatgtactgctatgatacagccgtcagttcgagttaacgtcaattgtagttaggtgccgttcgttgaagttgatttatgtaggagTGTCCAGGACTGCTATCCTCGCAAGCACCACCACTCCATATCGGCTCTccgtttctggtgttgctaatgtccATGTAGCAGATGCCTCGTTACGCAACTCTGAATAACTGcttatgcggctgtttaacgtatgtctgtgtgtgaatttgtgcatatctttagcgccacttGGTAACGTtttactcaataaaaaattacaacacagtcaccttttctccgcatgctttgcatagcaTAGATTCCCAAGGTAAgtgggatctgtcgaattttttttgcaaatgagAACGAGACTTGTGTGAATGTCCCATTTTTTATTCAAAGCTTAAGTTAGAATAGCAGGAGAATTCGAATAATAGGGTGTGAGTTATAAGCGGTAAATTATGTTTAGGATTCCCTCACCTTAGCCCATATGAGCTCTCAGAACACGCTTTTAAagctaaaaaaaagaagaaaaacaaattgCTGCAGATCGTGTAGTAGTACAGCCTTCAAACATGCATTCAGTGCAGcttgtatttctttgtttttttttagcttgTTTGACGGCAGAACGGTGCCTAATGAGCGAAAAACCTATTCAGGAGACTTACATGCAGTGTTACCAGATTTTACCGAGCTAACAAGCGAATGATGGTCACAAAGTGAGCCCAAACAATGCGGCCCCACCTTCGCGAAGCAAAAATAGAAAGTCGAAATATATTAAATATTATCCTTGAAAATATTTCAACTACAACAAAAAATGTCACTCATATACAAAGGGGAGTTGAAAAATAACTTTAATTATATTGTACAGCGACAATATGCACAACTTTGAACGAAAGCCTATATTTAATTTATAACATTGTTTGCCAGAGCATGATTAGCCTTACTTAATTGCTGACTCACCCAAAGTATGTTTGACTTCAACTCTCATCTACTTAAAGTAATCGACAAACGCCCCATTATAGTAAACGGCAAGCGTACTGGTGCTGAACGGATGATCACTTAATAACGGATGATCACATTCGCGGGAAAAATAcgaatacccccccccctcccaaacaaagaaacaaaacaaacacgACAAATGACGACAGAATTCCACAAGCGACTCATCGAAAAAAGAAGCCCAAAACCACTTATTATAACTGAAAATGGCTATTTCGCTTACATGCGATAATATAAGCGttctttattttgttgttttttgttttttttttatttcaatgacaAGTATTTCTTAGTGAACCCGAGCGCTATGAGCACTTCTATTTATTTACCTATCCGTGTGCGCACGTCTGGATGCTCTCGTGATCATTTCTTCAACTTGGTGTTGAGCGATATTGGAGTAGGGGTGTAATACGTTTGACGAACGAGACCATCTGTTCATGATACGAATAACGTGGAAACCTCGTCGcgtgcatcgtgaaaccttttcCTCCAGACACGTGTTGTACACACGCGTATAACACGGACTGTAGTATGCGGGTGTGCACCACAAGCGATTGACAACTTATTACCCACGGACGGCCTGTACGGACATTCGTAATTTTTTAATAAGAGAACTTTAAGAAAAatcgacatcggcagcgttgaccccgcGAATGCAAATAATGAAAATCGGGATCtgccatagcctcctttattttctgtgcctgcGCTTTGCCGCCGGGATCAAAGGGAGCCGACCGTCAGGCTGAGTTCCCGCAATCACCACCAGGCGGCGCTGCCTTCCCAGAACCGGCAGAGCCTGTTCACTGACTCCGGTGCTACCGCCGGCACTGACGGGTGGGTCCTTCGTTGCGCGTTTGTAAGCGCCGcaagcttaaaaaacaaaagtgtgaTACCACTTTCGTGTGCCACTTAAATATTTAGGAGAGAACATatgcaagagagaaagaataagtacgcaagatagcacattgaacagaacaccataccttcaaggaaacggtagagaaacttgtttattgcgtaTTAATTCATTCGCAACCTGCGCAAACGAACAAGAGGGCGTCGATCGAAACGTTCCTCACACGCACACAGTCTGACGAGCTTTAGTACCCTCGTTGACACTGTTCACAAGCAGCAATCACAATTTTagcaatcacaatttttttttttctgatcgccGCGTCACTTCTCGGGGCTTTTGTCGAAGGCTGCAAGAAGCGCGGATATTCTTCGAATACGCTAGGCACCACACCTTTCATAAGCCTTCGTGTTTTACATCCTTGCTTAAAATCAGAAGCAGCGAAATGACGACTGCACACGGTTGAGTAGCAGGAAGTGGTGTTCGGCGTCCAATTGTCTCGTCAAATGACTTTTATCCACTTTTGCCGCAACTCCTCGTCGCTTGGAATTTCGTGGAATGAAATTCCtacttccttctttttgcttGAAGACTTGCGACCGGGCACGCAACAGTACGCCATCGCACCTGACGCGGGTCATCACAGCCGAATGAACCACGGAGACTTGTGTGCGTAGGCCGCTGCACGAGACAGAAACGAGAGAAACCGTAAACTAACATTCCTGATTACTTAGCGAAATTCGCTgataggtgcgcggaaaagcctcacgagaaagaagcgcgaaaaatgatagcaAAGCATGAAACCGGCCCTGCAAACACAAGGtgcaaacgacgttgtttgtttacacgcactcacttattgccgcgtgtcatctgttcacgcaacgcaatgaagcaacagttaaatatcatacttgctgaaagtactacgctgcgaagataggtgcgcggaaaagtattgccagaaagaagcgcgaaaaatgatagccgcgcttgacaacggccgtgcaaacgcggggtacaaacgacgttgtttgtttatacgcactcagttaatgccgcgtgtcatctgctcacgcaacacaatgaagcaacagttacaattatacttgctgaaagtactacgTACCGTTTTGGTCGTAAATAATTGGTGTTGCAAACGTATGCGACACGAACAAAGGTTTCCTGGAGATGCGTCGCCGCGGCTGAATGCGCCAACTCGATTCtgggatgcgagcgcccctggcggaTAGCAGACGCAAAAAGAGAGGAGGATGCGGGAGGCGGCCGAACGGGCCCGGCGGACTGACTGCGcgggcacagaaaataaaggaggctatggatCTGCGCCCAAATTTAACCCAAGAATTCTGCTTGGCAGTCAAATAATCTAGCACAAAGCCACGTCATGTCTTGGGGATGCCTTGAAAACAGACTTTTAAGGCGTGGTGGTTGCAATGATGGCTATTTAATtctataaaaaaaacaataaacattacGTATTCACTACTATCATATAGGCATTATGTCAGGTTAACACGAGAAGTGTTTTCAGTGTTGACTTCGTATTTATAGTGGCCTTATTAACGTTAAATTGGTGTTTTTATGGATCATCAAGCTATAATGAAGCGTTGCCCAACCTCATAGGAATACGCCAACAAACTTTAAGTATGGTATTCCCGTCATGGCACAGTAATGTGCGTGGACTTCGTTTGGAAATCACCGACACATGCGCTTTTAATGAGTTCTGACGTTAAGTGATGCCATAAGCGACCCGTTTAAAGCCAGTGTATAGTCTACATTCCTGGCAAGTCTGCGATGTGCGCACAATTACTGTGCTTACAAAAAGACATCGACTTGCCTGCTAACGCTTAGCTCAAAGCCGAAAAATGCAGCATAGACAAATCACAGGCCAGCTTCTTAGCATGAAGCCGATTCCCCCAAGGCGTGGGAATCGCTTGCATTGACATAATAAGGAGTGGGCTGCTGCAACAAAACTTCGCACCCCTTCCCCCGAAGGGGAACTTTCTGCGCACGCCTACGAGTAAATTTATAACACACgcgattttttttatgtttaatgTCCCTTTCAGCTGTATGTTCTGGTATATCTCCGAGGGACCTCGCAAGGTGCGGCACGAAGATGGAGCTGAAACTGGGCATTCAGTTGGCTCCTTTCTCGTTGGCTGCCGACTCAGAAGACGAGtgttcttcctcctcttcttcatCGTCCTCGTCTCCGGAACCTTCGAGCAGCGGAGTGGTCTCGTCCTTCCGGCCGCCGGAACTGCTCGTTGGTCCATTCGCACTGCTTCCACTGCTTTCCTTGGTACGCTGCTCGCTGCCGGCTGAACACGACGCTCGCTCCGAACCGCACGTCATGTCCGGTCTCCGCATGAACAAGTAGCCAATAGAGTACGTGATCTGCGGCGAGGCAACACCAAGTACATCACTACACTGCCAACAGTACCGGAATGGGGCGAAACGACACAATTAAGAACACGCCGTAAACGTGTGTGGGAATCGACAAAAATTACCGTGGAATTTGCTAATTGAGAAAGTCGCGTCAGTGATTTTATTGCGAAGCGTTGTTATGCCGCAGCGCGCCAGAACAATAGTCTAGAGGTTGTTGGCCAAGCCCCGTTGGGATCGGGAGAGGGCGCGAAGTTGGCTGATGCACCCACAGTCGCTCAGCAACCGGTGACTATGTCAAGAGTTAAAGACAGGCTTTGTCGGCAAACTCGTTCTCGTGCAAGTCATGATGGAGGAAAAGTTGGGGGATTGGCACCAGCTTTTGTGTGAAACTCGGTGATAGGAAAGACCACGATTATAAGATCAACTTTTTCTATCAGAAAGACTGCATATGGTGATGGTGGTTTGTGAGGGTGTCACACATTCCACGGAAAGACGTCATTCTGGGACAGTTCACGTAGTCAAAGGTGCTTTACAAAAGCTCAAAAGGAGATTCCTTCGGAGTTCTATACAGTGTCGCCGGCAACGCCTTGACTACACTTAATTATATACTGTTTGACTACACTTATATATCTTATATATAGTTTGACTACACTTATATGACTATTTTTCTTGGTGAATGTCCAACGCTAAATTTTGCAACAAACACACAAAGATACCTGACATGTTTTTGTTGCTAAATTTATCACTGGATAAGCTTGAGGAATAAAAATAGCTGTCGCTAAtcagttattttttcttcttcttgtttttgtgtttgtgctCCTCAGTTACGAGACTGAAGAGACAAAAACAAGCATTTTGTAAATCCTCAACATGACTCCATAAAAGTGAGAGCACGTTTCCGCACTACTCAGTTGAGGTGTCTTCCCGACGAGGAACAGCTAATAAATACACTGTGCAATTTTCTATTCCCCGCAGTTTCACTATGACACGAATCGCATTCTCTCTACAGTATGTTCAAGGAAAGAGCGTTTTGTTTGCCGTTTTAAAGTCGCGATACACAAAACCAGTTCCcggcacaaaaaaagaaataataaacgttttcttttttcgagTGAGATGAGCCGTGGCAAACTGTCATTCATCTTACCTGATGAGGCTGACTGTCGAGAAGTGATTATTGAAGAAGAAAGTCCACCTAATCCCCGCAACTCTAGAGAAAGCATGACTTAACGCCAACTGATTGCACGCCATTTTTTGAAGCGACGAGAGAGAGGAGTGAGAGGGCATTACGTGTTTTAGGAACAGTAGACGAAAGCTTTGCTAGCGTTACGTAAGACAAAACAACATGTATACTTTAGCACACAGCAACTCGAGTATCACGGTAGTTCAAAGAAGC
The nucleotide sequence above comes from Rhipicephalus microplus isolate Deutch F79 chromosome 2, USDA_Rmic, whole genome shotgun sequence. Encoded proteins:
- the LOC142775310 gene encoding uncharacterized protein LOC142775310, encoding MKPYAMVLPSTALFGSSFGSLFLKTIGSSNASLLLILVFAFVITYSIGYLFMRRPDMTCGSERASCSAGSEQRTKESSGSSANGPTSSSGGRKDETTPLLEGSGDEDDEEEEEEHSSSESAANEKGAN